Below is a genomic region from Leucobacter exalbidus.
GTGCCGCACACCGTCAACGTCGATCGCCGCGATCCAATCGACCGCACCCTCGACGCGGGTGGCATCCACTTCAAAGACTCCGGCGGTGAGCTCGCGGTCAGCCCGCACCTCAACATCGGCCTCACCGAGCAGCTGGTAGTTTCCACGCTTCGCGTGCTTCATTACTACGCTGCGGAGTTCTTGTTCGAGGGTCGCGCCGAGGGCCTGCAGTCGAGCCGCATCCTTCTCAGCCACGCGCACCACGAAGTGATTGGGGGCGAGCACGCGGTCGCGATCAACCACGACTGCACCGATATCAAGCTCGCGCTTAATCGCAGAAGCAATCTCTACGGGCTGCACGCCCGAGCGGAAGGTCCTGGCGAATGCGCCGTTTACGGCGCGCTCAAGCCCACGCTCCACGCTATCTAGAATGCCCACGTGCCCTCCTCGCTCCGAATATAACTATCCCGCATGTCACTTGGCAGTTTAGCCCGCTTTGGTGTGAAGCGTCATGATCTGCTAAGCTATGGGAGTTGCTTGAAGCGGAAACGCTTCAGATCGACACTCGCGCGAGTGGCGGAATGGCAGACGCGCTGGCTTCAGGTGCCAGTGTCCGAAAGGGCGTGGGGGTTCAAGTCCCCCTTCGCGCACAAGATATACACGAAAGGCCCAGATCAGGTTTCTGATCTGGGCCTTTTGCGTTCCCCACGGCGGTTTCGCGCCACGCCCGGCCTGCGCGCTTTCGAGGTGCACATGGACCAATTTGGGGTCATTTTGCGCGCTTTTCGGCGCCCGAAGCTGCGGGGACCGGGGGCGCCGTGGCCCGGATCGGGGGCAAAATGCGCCCCTTGAGTGGCTCAACACGCCCGAAATGACGGGTTCGTGTGGGGCGAATCACAAGAATTGTCGGGGTCGTCTCGGAGTGCGGGGGCAGCGTCGTTTGCGGCGGGCGGGGGATTCTGCGCCTTCCGTCGTTGCCGTCGAGCTGCCGAGATGCGATCGATGAGCACGCCAGTGATAAGCGCGAACAGCACGCCAAAGACAGCGCTGAGCAATGGTTGATCAGTGAGCCAGTGGCCGGCGACAAACCCAATCAGCGCGCTGTAGGCCGCCCAGGTCACCGCGGCGACACCACTGAGAGGCAGAAATCGCCGCCACGGGTAGCGCAGTGCCCCCGCCGACATGTTGACGGCCACGCGGCCGATCGGAATGTAGCGGGCACCGAGGATCAATGGGGTGCCGCGGGTGCTCAGGGTGTTGCCTGCGCGGGTGAACGCCGCCGCTACTCGTGGGTGACGCATCCAACGAAACCGTGTGGCGCCGACCTTGCGGCCGATGCCGTAGGCGATGTTGTCTCCCAGCAGCGCGCCCACCGCGGCGACCAGGCACAGCAGCGCGATCGTCGAGAACGTGCCCGTCGCTGCCGCCACGGCGACCGTGGCAACGAGCACCGTTTCAGACGGCACGGGTGGGAAGAACCCGTCAATCATGGCCACCGCGAACATAACGAGCAATAACCACGGTGAGGCTGCCGCTTGGAGAATGAATTCGTTGATGACGTCCATATATAGAACCTAAGAACAAGTTCTTCGGTCGCGCATCATGCGGTGGTACCGACCTACCCTTACCGGGGTACCACTTATTGAGGGTGCAGCAGTTATGCAGGGGTCGCGTCGCTGTTCGCCCGGTAGAGATCGGTCATGGCCTCTGCCACGAGGTGTGCGCGCTCGGCGCCGAGCACATCGATGAAGCCTGCTCGATTGTGGGCCGCCACGGTGCTCGCAAGCTCGGTTGAGAGCGTCAGCCCCTCGGGGGTGAGCTCGAGAAACACTGCGCGGCGGTCATCGGTGCAGACGATGCGCTGGGTGAGGCCGCGAGTGGTGAGCTTGTCGGCGATTTTAGTGAAGCCGCCCGTTGAGAAGCCTGCCGACTTGGCGAGAAAGTTGTGTCGCGATCGATTCTCTGGGCAACGGAAGAGGCTTAGCAGGGTCTCGACCTCAGCTTCATTGAGGTTGAATTGCGCCTTCAGTTTGGCGTGCAGGCCACGATTGGTGACCTGAAACCCGTGGATCACCCGCCCCCACAGCTCAACCGCCGTCGCGTCATCGATGGGAGGTGATTGCTGGCTGTTCATGGGGTGCTCCTCGAGGGGCCACTGGGGGCTGTGGGTGTGTTCGTTAATAGTACTCTCGCAAATAGCTTGCGCGAAAGCTACTTCTGTGTAATCCTTTATGCATGCGCTTGCATGAAAGAAGCGCGGTTCATTATCGCGGCCTGACGGCCGAGCACCCACAGGAGTATCGTGACTAAGATCGCCATCATCACCGGTTCCACCCGCCCCGGCCGCATCAACTACGGTCTGGCTGAGTGGGTATTTGACCGCGCAGTCGAGCGTGGCGATGCCGAGTACGAGCTCGTTGATATCGCGGATTACAACCTGCCGATGCTCGACGAGGGCATGCCCGCTGCGTACGCACAGTATGCACAGGAGCACACCAAGACCTGGGCCGCCAAGATCGCCGAGTTCGACGGCTTCATCTTCATCACCGGTGAGTACAACCACTCGGTGCCGCCGGCCCTCGCAAACGCGATCAGCTACTTGAACGGTGAATGGGCCAACAAGGCTGCAGGCATCGTGAGCTACGGCTCAGCAATGGGCGTGCGTGCTGCCGAGCACCTGCGGGGCATCCTCTCAGAGCTGCAGATCGCTCACGTGCAGAAGCAAGGCATGTTCTCGCTCTTCACCGACTTCGAGAACTTCTCGACGTTCAAGCCCACCGAACTGCAGGCAGCCTCGGTCGAGCCGATGTTCGATCAGCTCACCGCGTGGACGCAGGCAATGCAGCAGGTGCGCAGCGGCGCACAGGCTGCCGCCTAAGCAGCTCAGCTGCTGACCGGGTGCTCTGCATGAGCACCCGGTAACCATTCCCCTTCCTCAGACGTACGCGTCAGAGGAAGGGGAATTTGTTATTTTACGGACTTACACATGGTGCATTTTAGGGAGGGAATGTAATGTCGGAGCTCCACGCGAACAACACCTGTTCAAGGCATCATGCGGCTTACGCCAACGCTGCCTGGTCTAGTGCGGAGGACCGAAAAGTTGAAAACACTCACTGCGTCAGCGCTGGCCGTAGGAACGGTCTTGGTTCTAGCGGGGTGTGCAACGTCTGCCCCACAGGGCGAGAGCAACGCCGCCTTCGTGACGCCGGTCTACGCAGACGCGCACACGATCGATTCGGCGATCGCCTTTCTCGAAACTGACTATGAACCGCTGCAGTCAAACCGAGAGGTCGCCGAGATTTCTGATGTCATCGTGCAGGGCAAAATCGTGACGGTGCGCGAGGGCCCCCAGTACGGGCGTTTGGGTGATGACCTGACTGATCTTTCCTCCGTCGTGATCGAAGTGCAATCAGAGAACATCGTGCAGGGCACACTTGCGGGCGACACCCTCTATGTGTCGATGCTCTCCCCGGCCGGTAACTCAATTGCTGACTGGAACCGCGGGCTGCCGGCAGGCGTCGACGTTGTCGTCTATGCCGAGCAATCATCTGAGGGTGTTGCCGGCGAAACCGGAGAGATCGACACCAATAATTGGGGCGCGGGCCGCCCTGATGGGGCCGCATTGTATTTGCCTCAGCCGCAAGGATTCGTCGTGCAGACAGGGGAAAACCGGCTGGTTTGGCCGCTCACCGGGGTGACCCGCGAGGCAACATTTGCTGATGCGCTCCCGGGCGACACCGCGGTCGGCGTGCCGCTGCCGGGTGAGGGCACACCCGCGCTCGACACCGTGGCATAACGCCCAGAAACTCGCGGCGCCGGTTACCGGCGGGGTGCCCCGGCGCGGGGCCTGCGCGGCACCCAGCACGACACCCGCTCACGGTACGCCGCGAAGTCTGGCCCGAATTTTGCCTCGAGGTCGGCTTCCTCGTGCGGCCGCACGACCCAATTCCAGATCAGCGAACCGCACAGGGCATAGACCACGACAAGCCACGACGAGGCGATGAGCCCGACCGCAATGCCCTGGGTGATACCCGCGACAGCCATCGGATTGCGCACGAAACGGTACGGGCCCGCAATTACGAGCAGGCGTGGCATTGCTGAAGGAAGCGGGGTGCCCGACCCCAGGGTCGACATCGTCACCGCCGACCAAATACCAAGCGCGCTCGCGACGAGCAGCAGCACCCCGCCCGCAATGCGCGCCCAGAGGGGCAGCTGAATACTGAGCCCCCAACGTGACTCGACGACCGCGATGATGCCCGGAATAAGCACGAGGCACGCGCCCCAAAACACCACGATCTGGCCGAATGTTTGGCCGAGATACCCAGCGCGGCCCGCGGGGGCGGCGCGAAAGCGAAACGGACCAAACACGATCCATTCGGTGGGAATGCGCTTAAGCCATACCAGCAGGCCCGCGGCCAAACCGCCACCGCTCGCCGCCACCATGATCAGTACGCCCCAGCCGGCGAGCCCGGTAACGGTGGCATACACCGCCAGGCCCATCGTGACGATCACCGTCCATGGCACCACCACCCAGACGAAGGATCGCAGTCCCAGCGCAACTGCCGCCGACGCCAGCACAAATAATGGGATGTCGAGGGCGCCGACCACCACGGGGTTCAGCTCACCCAGGGTGGTGTGGCGTACCCACGGCAGCGTGAAAACGCCGACCCACCACAGCGCGCCCGCGGCGGCCTGCAGCGTGAAATACAGGCGGCCGAGGCGTACCGCGAATGTGCCAGGTGTCACCGCATGGGTGTTTTCACCTGGCTGTGCTGTGCGGCTTGAAGGCAGTGGGAGCCTAGTCAATCGCGATCAAACGCGTGAACAAGCGCAGGGCCTTCTTGAACCCGTGGCTCGAGAGTGTTTCACCCCACGCCGGGTCAGCTGCGCGGTCGAGCGCCACGAACACCGAAGATGCCCCTGCTGCTGCAAAGGGAGCGAGCGCGGCTTCGAGAGCAGCGCCGTCGGCCGCGTACCCGGGCTCGGGCTGGCAACCGACCAACACGTCTGAGGTGACCCAGGTGTCATCGGGCCCCTCTTCAAGCCCGATCGCGAGGATCTCGGAGCCCTCCTCGAGGAGCACCTCGAGGCGATCATCATCGATGTCGCGTGCGCCCTGCGGTGCCCCACCCGTGGTCGGATCGGGGCGCAGCCAAGTCTCACCCTGCTCAACAAAGCCCGCGCGCTCATAGAACTTCAGGGCTGATTCGTTGCCGGTCATCACCTCGAGCGCGGTGACCTCTGCACCCCACTGCTCAATGGCTTCAGCTTCTGCTTCTTCCAGTAGCCAGCCGCCGAGGCCCTGGCCGCGCATCTCAGGTAGCACGACGAGGCTCTCAATAGTGACGACCGGGCCTTCGCTGATCTCTTCAATTGGCTCATCGGCGTAGGCGAGGGCGTAGCCGACGACCAGTTTGCCCTGGCGGGCCACGAGTACAAACGCCGGCTGCTGCTCGAAAATGCGGTGGTAGCGGGCGATGCGCAGCGGCCAGTTATCGCCCTGAGGCTGCACGGCCAGGCCCGCGGCGCCGCCGGCAACGTGGTGCTCAAACAGCGACTCCCAAAGGGGGCGCACTGAGGGCAGTAGCTCGGTGCCACCGAGTTCGACCTCGATGGCCTCTGAAGCAGAATTGGGGATGGATGATTCAACGTCGCGCATGTCAGCGATTGTACCGGCGTGCCGGCGCAGACGGCAGGGCGGGGCGCCAAGCCGGCCATGCAAGCAGCGTCGCGGTGAGCCCGAGGGGCATGAGAAAGAAGTGATGGCCGCAGCTCTGAGGCACCAGAGTGCCAGGGAGCTACGGCCACCAACGTTTCTTCGTTATGCGGTGATGCGGTTATACGTTTCTGCGGCGGCGCAATCCTGCAACCGTGAAGACGGTGCCGATGCCCAGCACGCTCACCCCTGCCGCGATCAACATGCCCAGGTCGCTACCGGTGGCTGCCAAGCCGCCTGCCTTGGGTGACTCAGTGGATGGGTCGGTCGGCGTGTCAGTCGGCGTCTGGGCCGGTGAATCTGCCGGTGAATCAGCGGGTGATTCTGCCGGTGATTCACCGGGAACCTCGGCGGGGGGAGCCGTGGGCTCTTCCGTGGGCGGAACTGTGGGCTCTTCCGTGGGCGGAACCGTGGGTTCTTCCGTCGGAGGAACCGTGGGGTCATCCGTCGGCGGTACAACCGGGGGATCAACCGGGGGATCAACCGGGGGATCGACGGGCGGTACCGGAGTCACGGCCTCAGCCGTCTCCACCTGGGGGTTATCGATCGCCCAGAACCAACCACCAGCTGGCGCCACCAGTTGCCAAGACACGGTCATCTGCTTCGCCCCATTGGGAACCGGCACCTCAGTGGTGACCAGATCAGCGGTGATGGCATCGGTGAGCTGCGCAATCTCGGTGGGCTCGCCGTCATCGAACGTGACCGACACCGTGGCGGTTTGGCCGTCTGCGGGGCGGTACTGCGTCATGAATGACACCGTCGTAAAGTCCAACCCGGTCACGTTGTACGGCTCAGAAGTGATCGTGGAATCGAAGCCGCCGGTGTGCTCAGCTGCACCCCACGCATCGGGGTCTGCCACAGCCCAGGTATCGCGCCCGCGCACGAAGTGCTCACGTTCTTCGAACTGGTTCGTGCCACTCCAGAACACATCGGTGGTGAGGCTCCAGCCACCCCACTCGGTGATGCCGCCGGTGCCCATGGCGTCATTGTTGACCGACCAGCCCTCGGGCATCTCGTGCGTCCACCCTGAATAGGCGGCGCCGGGGCCCGTGGCGTCCACTGCGGCCTGCAGCTTCGGCTTCATGGTGTCGAAGGGATCCTCAGACGCCGTGCCGAGCGGGATGCCATCGAGTGACGGATCAAGCTCGAAGCCCATGTGCGTCAGCGCGGTCGCCGCGACATCGACGATCTCGGGGTCACGCTCAGCGTTCACCTGGTTCGGGATCCCGGCACCCGCGGCGTAGACAAACACGCGACGCTCGTCGAGCGACGGCCCGCCGTGCCCTGTGCCAATGAAACCGTGATCGGGCGCCACCATGACGACCCATTCCTCGTCTGCGTAGCTCGCGCGAGACTGAACGGCCTCAAGCAGGCGGCCGATCCGGTCGTCGGTGTTTTCTGCCGCGATCCGGTACTTATCGGTGTCGCGACCGTGTGCGTGGCCCTGATCATCAGGAGAACCGTAGTACACGTACGCGACATCGGGGTTCTGAGTCGCAAGGATCTCTTGCATCGCGACCGTGGCCGCTTCATCGGCCGCGGGGTACCCGGGGTAGGCGCTCGGGCTGACCGGCATCGAGACATCGATGCCAGCTCCAAATACGCCAGCGTCGTAGAGCGCGAGCCAGCTGGCGGTCGAGATAGTCGAGAGCTCAGGGTTCAGCTGCTCCATGCGCGTGAGCATGTCGGGGTACTCGGTGAAGTTGCTCCCCGAGAAGGAGTTGTTGACGATACCCGACTTATCGGGCCAGACTCCCGTGAGCTGGGTCGCGTAGCCAGGCCCGCTTGAGGTGTCTGCAAACGTGGGCGCGTAGAGGTACGACGATCCCGCAAGACCGCTTGCCTGGATCTTATTGAGGTTTGGCATGTTGAACTTGGGGATGTGCTCCCATGCGAGCCCGTCGACGCCCACCATGAGCACCTTTTTCTTGCTGGTGCCCTCGGGTACGACGGGAACGGCGAGATCCGGATCAAAGCGTGGCTGCACCTGCACGTACCCGCTCTCGGGCATCGTGAACTGGTTCGCAGAAATGATGAGATTCGAGGGGTTCACCACGACCCACTCGCCCAGGTGGTAGCCCTCGGCGGGCGTCGCGGTCAACGTGACGACCTCGCCGCCGGCCGCACTTTCGACGCTCGCGGTCGCTGACCCGTTGTCTGACGGCAGGATGGTGATGCTGCCCTCTTCGGGAACCGAGCCTTCGGGCGCGACCGCACGGAACGCGGTAGACACCTGCTGCGCGTTCAGTGGCACATCGTAGAACGCAAAATCATCAAATGAGCCGCTCACCCACGTGGTGGGATACGCGTCCATGATGGCGCCCGTGCCGTCGGTGCCGAGGCGGAAAGGCAGCCCCGAAGTGAGGGTGCGTTCGCCGATATTGGCGGTGTTGACGAGGGCACCGTTGCGATAGGTCGACTGTGTCTGACCGGCGCTGTCCACCACGATGGTGATGTGGTTCCACTTGGGCAACGAATCGATTGTGCCAGATTCGAGGTTGAAGAGATCGCCCGTGCGGTTGCCGTTGAGCGCAACGTACGCGGCGGCTGACTCGGTGTTGCGGTTTGCAAGGGTGAGCCCGGGGTTTGACCCCGTGCTCCAGTTCTGGTTACTGAAAACGGCGCCGTCTGAGGAGTGTTCAGACTGCTGGTACCAGAATGACGCGGTCATGCCCGCGCTGCCGGGCTGGATGTCGCTGGGGAGCGAAACGTAGTTCTTTCCCTGGGTGACAGTGAGCGCCTGGCCGTTGACGCCCGCGCCGAATGCCGGATCATGCCCGAGGCGCGGTTCAGCACCGCGGCCTTGACCCGTTGCGTCAGCAAGGTCACCATCAAAGTTGTAGCTCACGGCGGGAGCCGGGGGAGTTTCTGCAGAAGCCGCTGTAGTGGGGAGTGCGACGAACGCACCCGCTGCGATCGGGAGAATGAGTAGCCCGGCAAGCAATCGAGACGAGCTACGGCTGCTCGGTCTGTGTTGGCGCATGGTGACCTTTCGGGAAGGGAATCTTCAAGAGCACCTCCAACTAACCGGGTCTGGGTCACCATCGGGTGAACGTAAGGTTGCCACTGGTGGGCGTGCATGTCGGATTACCCGAGAATCCTCAGACCTGTGTGCACAGTGGGTATTCCCACCCCGAGGCGGGCGTTACTGTTGTGCTTCGCCGGGCGAAAGCTGCGACGCCGCGAGCACTTCAAAAACGATCGTGCCGGGCACATAGCGGTCGTCATTTGACCAGAGGGGGCGTCCATCTTGGGTTACTGCGACATGCCGCACGCGGGTCAGCGGGCTTGACCGCCGCACGCCGAGTGTTGTCGCATCGACTGAGTTTGCTGCGACCGAGTCAATGAGATGCCGGCCGAGTGCCACTGAAACCCCACTCGCCCCAAATGACTGCACGATCGACGGCGTCGCGACCGGTAGATCGAACACGTGGCCCGCCAGCCATTCTGGAAAATAGGTGCGCTCAAGCATGACGATGCGGGCGTCTAGTGTTCTGACTCTCAGCACGCGGTACCCGTGGTCTCGGGTGCTGATGCGGAGGTCACGTGCCTCGGCAGCGCTGGGGTGCGCCCGTACTCGTTCAAGAATCTCGCCACCGCCCTGCATGCCGCGGCTCTGCGCCCATTGCGCAAACCCCATGAGGTGCGCAAATCCCTGCGTCTGTGACGTTGAACGAATGACCCAGCCGGTGCCCCTGACCGGCGCGACCACGCCCTTTCGTTCGAGGAGGGCGAGCGCGCTGCGAATGGTGCTTCGCGAGACCGCAAATTCTGAGGCCAGGGCCATTTCAGCCGGCAGCGAGGAGCCGATCGAAAATTCGCCCTGGTGGATTCGTGTACCGATGCGAGACGCGATATCTCGGTACTTTGCGGTCATACCGTCATAGTAGCGAGATGCTGGGGCTGGCCTTTGCTGTGGCCCTGACCGCTGCAGATAGGTGACCGCAAGTCAAACACGAGGTGCGTTCCGGCGTCACCGTCACCGGCATCGGCAGCGGCGCCGGATCCGGCGGGTACGCGCCTGAACCAACAAGTGTGCGTACCGGCCAGGGCGGGTACGCACACGAAGTGGTGGTTTAGAAGCCGTAATCCTTGCCCGCGGTGATGCCGCCGTCGACCACGAACTCGGCGCCCGTTGAGAATGATGACTCGTCGCTCGCGAGGTACACCACCAGGGCTGAGATCTCGGCCGGGGCCGCATCGCGGGTCATCGTGCTTTCAGTGAAGTCGATGGCGGGCTGCTCCTTGCCAAACGCCGTCATGGGCGTCTGCACGGCGCCCGGGTGCACCGAGTTCACGCGTACTCGCGATGATGCGAGCTCGAGCGAGGTCGACTTCGTGAGGCCGCGCACCCCAAACTTCGAGGCGGTGTAGGCGTGCATGGCCGCGATGCCCTCGAGGCCAGCGGCCGAAGAGATGTTGACGATCGAGCTGGGAGCCGAAGCCTTCAGTGCCTCGAGCGCGGCGGTGGTGCCCAAGAAAGGGCCGGTGAGGTTGATCGCGAGCGTGCGATTCCACTGCTCAATGGTGAAGGCACCCAGTGCACCGCTATCCAAAATGCCGGCGTTATTGACGAGCACGTTCAGCGCGCCGAACTCGGCCACGGTGAACGCGACCGCGGCCGCCCATTCGTCAGCGTCGGTGACGTTGAGGTGAATGTAGCGGGCGTTATCGCCCAGCTCGGCCGCTAACGCCTGACCAGCTTCGTCGCTGATGTCTGCGAGAACGACCTTCGCGCCGTGTGACACAAATGCCCGAGCGTGCGATGCGCCCATGCCGCTGGCTGCTCCGGTTACGAGGGCGACTTTGCCCGCGAGTCTGTTGCTCATGTACGTGTATTCCTGTCTGTGGGTGTCCAGGTAAATCCTGTTGCTGTGGAGACTATCGATGTTCGTTTCGCGAGGCTAGGGCGAGTGGTGTACGTTCCCGACCAGCGGGATTTACCTGATCTGGCAGGGTATTTGGACTAACCTGGATCATTTCTTGCGGCCGTAAATTGTGGCGCGCGGCCGGGAATAATGAATAGTTATCTGTAGTTACAGTTAATTAGTGAGTGAAATCCTCTAAGCGAAAGGCACACCATGCCGAACATCGGTCGTATCGCTACTGCGCGCAGCACACTTGAGTGACTAGCTAGACCTCGGGGGTCGCCGCAGTTGCCGCGTGGGGTGGCCTGCGCAGAGCGTCGAGGCCCTCCTGCTGTGTGAGCCGCTGCGCGAAACCGGCGATGGTCGCGAGATCCTCGTCTGGAATGAGTGCAAAGAACTCCTCCTCGACGCGTGCGAGGTGGGCCGCCGAGGCTCGAGAGATGAGATCGACTCCGGCGGGGGTGAGGTCGATGAGCACGATGCGGGCGTCGCTGGGGCATGCTGTGCGCGAGATGAGTGACATGCGCTCGAGCTGCTTTAAGAGATTGGTCGTGGAGCCCGAACTGTAAAGCAGGGCACGCCCCAGTTCGCTGGCGTTCACCGGCTCGCCGTGGGTGACTGTGAGTGCGCGAAGGGCCTCGAACTGCGCGATGGTGAGGCCGAAGTCACGCTTGAGTTCGGCGGTGAGGCGCAGCAGAATCGACCGCTGGCCGAACAAAAGATTGCCCCATATCGTGGCGCGGCTGTCGTTCGTCATGGTGGCCTCCGTGGAGATGTCAGCGCAGCATGCACGACATGCGCCTGTAATTACAGTTAATTGTACGACGGTGAATGAACTACCGAAGGGATCCTGACATGGCTGCCAATACTGACGCCAATACCGAGGCCAACGCAACGCAGGTTTCGCGACCGTCAAATTCCCCAGCCCGCACCATGCAGAGTGGGGTGTGGCCCGACCTGCCCGCCGCGCTGAGTGAGCAAGCGGTGCTGCCAGAGCACGCTGACTACTGGCGGCTGCGCTCAAGCTATATGCGCGTGGGTACACCCGGCGTCGTGCTGCGGCCGCGGCACGAAGACGAGGTCGCCTTGGCGATTGGGTACGCCGGCACGGTGCGGGGCGAGCTGGGCACAGCGGTGCCCTTCAGTGTGCGATCGGGTGGGCACGGCATCTCGGGCAGCTCAACCAACACCGATGGGATCGTGCTCGACCTCTCGCACCTGCGAGATATCGAGCTGCTCGATGTGCAGGCGGGCACATTTCGGGTGGGTGCTGGCGCCACCTGGGGCGACGTGGCAGCGGTGCTCACCCCGCACGATCTCGCGTTGAGCACGGGCAACTTCGGCGACACGGGGGTGGGTGGCCTCGCGACCGCTGGCGGGGTGGGCTATCTCGCCCGCTCGCAGGGGCTCACCATTGATCATGTGCAGCGGGTGAAACTTGCCACCGCCGACGGCCGTGTGCGCTGGGTCGATGCGCACCATGAGCCCGACCTGTTTTGGGCCGTGCGCGGTGGCGCCACCCAGGTGGGCATCGCGCTCGAGTTTGAAATCACCGCACCCCGATTGCACAGCAGCTCAGGCGATGCCGCGATCATTCATCAGCACATTCAATACCAGGTGAGTGACCTACCGGCCTTCACCGAAGCGTGGGGAGACTGGATTCGCGCGGCACCACGAGAGGCCGAAAGCTTCTTGATGATTCAGCCAGCTGGCAACGGCCGGGCCGTGGTCGAGGCCCGCAATGTGTGGGCCAACGATGACACCGATGCTGCGATTCCCACGCTGCAGGCGGCCGAAAGCCTCGGGCGGGTACTGGGAAACCAGGCTCAAATCTGCTCGTACCCCGCCATTATTCCGACCCCGCGGCAGCAGCACACGGGCCAGCAGCGCATACAGATGCGCGACGTGCTCGTCGATCGCGCCGACGCCGAGCTGGGTGCCGCGCTCGCCGCATCGCTCACCCATAGCGCCACGCTGCTCACCGAGCTGCGGGCGTTGGGCGGCGCCGTCTCAGACGTAGATGCGCTCGCGACCGCGTGGGCGGGCCGGCACCAAGAAGTGCTCGCCGCGACCTGGGTGCATCCTCGCGACATCGCCGCGATCGATGCATCATTCGCACCGATCCAGGCGCTGGGCACGGGCATGTACGGGGCGTACTCCTCTGACACGCGCCCGTCGGCCGCGCAGCTGACGTGGCCGGGCGAGACCGGCCGCAAGCTGCGTGCGGTTACCGAACAGGCTGATCCGGATCTGCTATTTGATCAGGGACTCCACCTGAGAGCCACGCCTACTCAGTGAGGGCGACCCGGGTGAAACTGGCGACACAACGCAGGGCCTCCCGCGAGCTGGAGCAACGCGGGAGACCCTGGGTGAAGCGCACGGCCGCAGCGGGCCGTGGCCGCTAGGCTGTGGCGGTAGCGGCCGATGAGCCAGTGCCCGCAGAGCCCTGGGTGTCGGCG
It encodes:
- a CDS encoding MarR family winged helix-turn-helix transcriptional regulator — protein: MTNDSRATIWGNLLFGQRSILLRLTAELKRDFGLTIAQFEALRALTVTHGEPVNASELGRALLYSSGSTTNLLKQLERMSLISRTACPSDARIVLIDLTPAGVDLISRASAAHLARVEEEFFALIPDEDLATIAGFAQRLTQQEGLDALRRPPHAATAATPEV
- a CDS encoding SDR family oxidoreductase, which produces MSNRLAGKVALVTGAASGMGASHARAFVSHGAKVVLADISDEAGQALAAELGDNARYIHLNVTDADEWAAAVAFTVAEFGALNVLVNNAGILDSGALGAFTIEQWNRTLAINLTGPFLGTTAALEALKASAPSSIVNISSAAGLEGIAAMHAYTASKFGVRGLTKSTSLELASSRVRVNSVHPGAVQTPMTAFGKEQPAIDFTESTMTRDAAPAEISALVVYLASDESSFSTGAEFVVDGGITAGKDYGF
- a CDS encoding FAD-binding oxidoreductase, with product MAANTDANTEANATQVSRPSNSPARTMQSGVWPDLPAALSEQAVLPEHADYWRLRSSYMRVGTPGVVLRPRHEDEVALAIGYAGTVRGELGTAVPFSVRSGGHGISGSSTNTDGIVLDLSHLRDIELLDVQAGTFRVGAGATWGDVAAVLTPHDLALSTGNFGDTGVGGLATAGGVGYLARSQGLTIDHVQRVKLATADGRVRWVDAHHEPDLFWAVRGGATQVGIALEFEITAPRLHSSSGDAAIIHQHIQYQVSDLPAFTEAWGDWIRAAPREAESFLMIQPAGNGRAVVEARNVWANDDTDAAIPTLQAAESLGRVLGNQAQICSYPAIIPTPRQQHTGQQRIQMRDVLVDRADAELGAALAASLTHSATLLTELRALGGAVSDVDALATAWAGRHQEVLAATWVHPRDIAAIDASFAPIQALGTGMYGAYSSDTRPSAAQLTWPGETGRKLRAVTEQADPDLLFDQGLHLRATPTQ